A genome region from Tolypothrix sp. PCC 7712 includes the following:
- a CDS encoding DMT family transporter yields the protein MSISWFYLIGAVIFEVLGTTCMKLSQGFTNIVPSVSIFIFYGLCFTCMTLCLQKIDVSVAYAFWAGLGTTLIALIGIIFFRESASSIKLMSIALIIIGVIGLNSAK from the coding sequence ATGTCAATTAGTTGGTTTTATTTGATTGGAGCAGTAATTTTTGAAGTTTTAGGTACAACTTGCATGAAGTTGTCCCAAGGATTTACTAATATTGTTCCTTCAGTATCAATTTTTATATTCTATGGACTTTGTTTTACTTGTATGACTTTATGTCTGCAAAAAATTGATGTGAGTGTTGCTTATGCTTTTTGGGCTGGTTTAGGAACTACATTAATTGCATTGATTGGTATTATTTTCTTTCGCGAATCTGCTAGTAGTATAAAGCTTATGTCTATAGCGTTGATAATTATTGGGGTGATTGGGTTAAATTCTGCTAAATAG
- a CDS encoding FAD-dependent oxidoreductase — translation MSQLSNLPESSPISRRTLLKWFGIGGIAGVTGYSRFSKPQPTVFQRDTLKLPRILNQPKSVVVIGGGLAGLACAYELSQRGFVVTLLEKSPQLGGKIASWQIEAVGEKFMMEHGFHGFFPQYYNLKGLVTELGIKDNFQSLNFYAVVYRDRKYQPEVFRPSRSAFPWNIIDLAIASPNRLQWGINLVNFKHLQVFQAITGFEREKNYQRFDNISVAEWVESEFPQGLYDLYFLPFAKSSLNAPDMMSVGELMQFFHFYFFGNPEGLAFNGTKDDMGTSLVQPIAKAILNTGGKIITGANVSEIAAVEGRVDSLKYFVGGNNNSVPFWIKKNSSVTDENIEYFGAADEVFAAKVGSKEAISLTCTHQGCTVKKAEDGKFHCPCHGAVFAADGQVLKGPAQRNLAKFKIAQKRDTELQLIAANQELSSPETITADYYVFATDVPGVQQLFKRINGDVDKNVRSQVANLSIADPFAVCRFWFNRDFEWEQSNFTSLSGYQLTDSITLYHRIQEQFIDWAQRTGGSVVELHAYCYKEKEFPTQEALLTTFEQELYEIVPELKQAKILHRELVNQHNFSGYPPNSYAERPETSTNVANLIFAGDWVKMPFPCGLMERAVSSGLLAANEILSREGLQRRSLLSVNPEGLLQI, via the coding sequence ATGAGCCAATTATCGAATTTGCCAGAATCATCGCCTATTTCCCGCCGCACACTGCTCAAGTGGTTCGGTATTGGTGGTATCGCTGGAGTAACTGGATACTCTCGTTTCAGTAAGCCACAACCAACTGTTTTTCAAAGAGATACTCTGAAGTTACCAAGAATACTAAATCAACCAAAAAGTGTAGTAGTAATTGGGGGTGGATTAGCAGGTTTAGCCTGTGCATACGAATTGAGTCAAAGGGGATTTGTTGTGACACTTTTAGAAAAGTCCCCTCAACTTGGCGGCAAAATTGCTAGTTGGCAAATTGAAGCCGTTGGTGAAAAATTTATGATGGAGCATGGTTTTCATGGCTTTTTTCCCCAATACTATAACTTGAAAGGTTTAGTTACAGAATTAGGGATTAAAGATAATTTTCAATCATTAAACTTTTATGCAGTAGTTTACCGCGATCGCAAATATCAACCAGAGGTATTTCGCCCCAGTCGTTCAGCCTTTCCTTGGAATATTATAGATTTAGCGATCGCTTCTCCTAATCGCTTGCAATGGGGGATTAATTTAGTTAATTTTAAACACTTGCAAGTTTTTCAAGCCATTACAGGTTTTGAGCGCGAAAAGAATTATCAACGCTTCGATAATATATCTGTGGCGGAATGGGTAGAATCGGAATTCCCCCAAGGTTTATACGATTTATATTTTCTACCTTTTGCTAAATCGAGTTTGAATGCACCAGACATGATGAGTGTGGGAGAATTGATGCAATTCTTCCATTTTTATTTTTTTGGTAATCCAGAAGGGTTAGCTTTTAATGGTACTAAAGACGATATGGGAACTAGTTTAGTTCAACCTATCGCCAAGGCAATTTTAAATACAGGTGGTAAAATTATCACGGGCGCAAACGTCAGTGAAATTGCTGCTGTTGAAGGTAGAGTAGACTCTCTCAAATATTTTGTTGGCGGTAATAACAATAGCGTTCCTTTTTGGATAAAGAAGAACTCATCTGTAACTGATGAAAACATAGAATATTTTGGTGCGGCTGATGAAGTATTTGCTGCAAAAGTTGGGAGTAAAGAAGCGATTTCACTTACCTGTACCCATCAAGGTTGTACTGTCAAAAAAGCTGAGGATGGTAAATTCCATTGTCCTTGTCATGGTGCGGTGTTTGCGGCTGATGGTCAAGTTTTAAAAGGGCCAGCACAAAGAAATTTAGCTAAGTTTAAAATAGCCCAAAAGCGAGATACAGAATTACAACTGATAGCAGCCAATCAAGAATTATCTTCACCAGAGACAATTACAGCCGATTATTATGTCTTTGCTACTGATGTACCGGGAGTACAGCAACTATTTAAACGGATAAATGGGGATGTCGATAAAAACGTGCGATCGCAAGTTGCAAATTTAAGCATCGCCGATCCATTTGCAGTGTGTCGTTTTTGGTTTAATCGCGATTTTGAATGGGAACAAAGCAATTTTACTTCTCTATCTGGCTACCAGCTAACTGATAGCATTACTCTGTATCACCGCATTCAAGAACAATTTATTGACTGGGCACAACGTACAGGTGGTAGTGTAGTGGAATTACACGCCTACTGCTATAAAGAAAAGGAATTTCCTACTCAAGAAGCATTGTTAACCACTTTTGAGCAGGAACTATACGAAATTGTCCCGGAATTAAAGCAAGCAAAAATTCTGCATCGAGAATTAGTCAATCAGCATAACTTTTCTGGATATCCACCCAATAGTTACGCAGAACGTCCTGAAACTAGTACCAATGTTGCTAATTTGATTTTTGCTGGTGATTGGGTAAAAATGCCTTTCCCTTGTGGATTGATGGAACGGGCTGTGAGTAGCGGTTTATTAGCAGCCAATGAGATTTTATCCCGTGAGGGGTTACAGAGGCGATCGCTTTTATCTGTGAATCCAGAGGGTTTACTGCAAATTTAA
- a CDS encoding TetR/AcrR family transcriptional regulator, with protein sequence MPDDRNSPKQVSSSGRERILDEAEHLFHTRGYNTVTMRDIAQAVGIRQASLYYHFPSKEQLFVAVTERMFERHRLGLQQAISGNEDNLRSQLSAVGAWFISQPPIHFLSMVHTDMPLLDEENTARLSACSSECIFDPICQIFVQAQQRGEIRNVRPQLLAGFFLSVIESLPFATTFANAAPKDFIVNQMIAVLLDGLITD encoded by the coding sequence GTGCCAGACGATCGCAACTCTCCAAAACAAGTCTCATCCAGTGGAAGAGAACGCATTCTTGATGAAGCAGAACACCTATTTCACACCCGAGGCTACAATACAGTCACAATGAGGGATATTGCTCAGGCAGTCGGTATCCGTCAGGCTTCTTTGTACTATCATTTTCCCAGCAAAGAGCAACTTTTTGTAGCCGTCACCGAGCGAATGTTTGAACGCCATCGCTTGGGTTTACAGCAAGCCATCAGTGGAAACGAAGATAATTTGCGATCGCAATTATCTGCAGTAGGTGCGTGGTTTATCTCTCAGCCTCCCATCCATTTTTTGAGCATGGTACACACAGATATGCCTTTGTTAGATGAAGAAAATACTGCCAGGTTATCTGCTTGCTCATCTGAATGCATTTTTGACCCGATTTGTCAAATATTTGTTCAAGCACAACAACGAGGTGAAATTCGCAATGTACGTCCCCAATTACTAGCAGGATTCTTTCTGTCTGTAATCGAAAGTCTGCCTTTTGCTACTACATTTGCTAATGCTGCACCAAAGGATTTTATTGTTAATCAAATGATTGCTGTTTTGTTAGATGGATTAATCACAGATTAA